A single genomic interval of Hoplias malabaricus isolate fHopMal1 chromosome 7, fHopMal1.hap1, whole genome shotgun sequence harbors:
- the atf3 gene encoding cyclic AMP-dependent transcription factor ATF-3 has product MMLQHSGLGLGPSEISASALVPCLSPPGSLTLEDFTTFSPLVKEELRYAIHNKRLASGMNIEPSSSSSSSAPPSEPPVKRELTFEEVDRRRRRRERNKIAAAKCRNKKKEKTDCLQKESEKLESINAELKAQIEELKNQKQQLVYMLNLHRPTCIVRAQNGQTPEDERKLFIQQIKETTLQGLNLTMVGPALPSSVPTTCSHL; this is encoded by the exons ATGATGCTCCAGCACTCGGGGCTGGGCCTGGGTCCCTCAGAAATCAGTGCGTCGGCTCTGGTCCCCTGTCTGTCCCCCCCAGGCTCCCTCACGCTGGAGGATTTCACCACCTTCAGCCCACTAGTAAAAGAGGAGCTGCGCTACGCTATTCATAACAAGCGGCTCGCCAGTGGTATGAACATTGAGCCCAGCTCCTCCAGCTCCAGTTCAGCTCCCCCTAGTGAGCCCCCTGTCAAGAGAGAG CTTACATTTGAAGAAGTTGATCGGAGGAGAAGACGACGGGAAAGAAACAAAATTGCTGCTGCCAAATGTCGGaacaagaagaaagagaaaacagactGTTTGCAAAAg GAGTCTGAAAAGCTGGAGTCAATAAATGCTGAGCTCAAAGCCCAGATCGAGGAGCTGAAGAACCAGAAGCAGCAGTTGGTCTACATGCTCAACCTGCACCGACCCACCTGCATTGTTCGGGCTCAGAACGGCCAGACCCCTGAGGATGAACGGAAACTCTTCATCCAACAGATCAAAGAGACAACCCTGCAGGGTCTGAATCTGACGATGGTCGGACCAGCGCTTCCCTCCTCTGTGCCTACAACATGCAGCCATCTCTGA